In the genome of Deltaproteobacteria bacterium, the window GCGAAGAGGGTTTGGCTTTACTAAAAGATACAAGTCCAATTGGCTTCTGCAATGGATGGTATTTGGGGAAGGCAGGGAAAGAGTATATAGAAATTCAAAAGTTAAAATGCAAAATGCAAAATTAAGGTAAGAATACTATTTTTGATTTCTTTAAGGGAGGTTATCATGTCAGATATTTTAGATAAGGCGATTTTAATTGGTTTGGGTTTGGAGAAAAAAATAAAGGATGCTATAAATGAACTTGCAGATGAGGCAAAAAAAGGCAAGGCAGATGAGTCCAACCTTCCTCCCCGCAAGGAATTTGAGAATAAGGTTGTTGAGGAGGGTGTGAATATTTTGAGAGAGGTTGTTGCTGCTGCGAAATCAGGCAAAGAGTTCATAGATGAGCTGATTAAAGAACTCAAGATATTCCCTTTTTATACAATTATTGAAAAGGTCTTATTTTTCAGCAAGACAAAGACATGCCGCGATTATCCGCTCCCGCAGAGGGTAAGGATGTTATTAGAGGAACTTGGTCCTGTATTTGTAAAACTAGGACAGGTGGTATCTGTAAGGGCTGATATGCTGCCGCCTGATTGGGTTGAAGAATTCAAAAAACTTCAGGATATGGTTCCAGCGTTTCCATTTGAAGATGTTAAAAAGGTTGTTGAAACCTCCTTAAAATCTCCGTTGCAAGAAAAATTCAAGACATTTGATGAAATCCCATGCGCCTCTGCATCCATTGCACAGGTGCATCTTGCAGTGCTTCACGACGGGCAGGATGCTGCTGTAAAGGTTAAAAGACCGGGCATAGATAAGATTATTGAATCGGATATATCTGTCATGTACGCAATTGCAAGACTCATTGACAGGTATGTGCCAGCATTTCGCAGATACAGACCAACAGAGGTTGTTGATGAGTTCAAAAGGGTCATATCAAAGGAGCAGGACTTTACTGTTGAGGGTGTTAATGTAACAAGATTTTATAAGATGTTTGAAGGCGATAACACCGTTCAGGTTCCAAAGGTGTTCTGGGATTGGACATCAACAGATGTTTTGACGCTTGAACGGGTTTACGGCGTGCCTCTGGATGAGGTTGCTCAAATAAAGGCAATGGGCATAGATGTTAAGAAACTTACAGAGAATGCCTTAAACGCATTTTTCAAGCAGGTCTTTGAATTTGGCGTATTCCATGCTGATTTACATCCGGGTAATATATTTGCAAGAAAAGATGGCGTAATAATCTATCTTGACTTCGGCATTGTCGGGAGGATTGATGACAGTGTGAGAAAATATCTTGCAGGCATGCTTTATCATCTTGTGAAGGGCGATTATCGTAAAATGGCTCTGGTGCATATAGAAATGGGGCTTATATCAAAGGATGCGGACATAAATGAGTTCGAGGATGTCCTGCGGGAAATATCAGAGCCGATATTAGACAAGACCCTTGAAAAGATAGATATATCCACCTTAATGTTAAGGCTTATAAGGACAGCAAGAAGGTTCAACATGAGACTCCAGCCGAACCTTTTACTCTTGCAAAAATCAATGATGATTATAGAAGGTGTGGGCAGGCAGATATACCCAAATATAAATGTCTGGGCAATTGCAAAACCAATGATTTATAAGTGGATGCTAAAGGAAAAGGCGTCTCCAAAGAGGATTTATGAAAAGGGGAGGGAAAAGGTATCCGGTATTGCAGAGATTGCAAGCACTCTGCCTTATCAGGTGCATTCTATTTTGAACCAGACCATTAACGAGGAACTAAAGATTGGCTTTGTTCATCATAAACTGGATGTCCTTTCAGATGAGATTGGACTGCTTGGCAAGAGGCTTACAATGGGTCTGATTACAGCAGGACTTCTTATTGGTTCATCGTTCCTTGCACTCTCGGGCGGGGATAGTTACAGGTTTTTGGGTATTCCAATATTAAGCAGTATAGGATTTCTTACTGCAATGATTATAGGAATCTGGGTTGTAATTTCAATGACAAAGGTAAAATAAACCCCTTTCCCCTTCATCTTAAAGATTTCCCTAAAGTTTTTACGGCATCTGCCGATATGAAATTGAAAGGTTATATTTTATGGCTGTGGTGTAAATATAGACTATATGACAAGGAGGATAAAATTATGACTGTGCCATCCCCTATAACAAAGAATATTCTGGAACTGTATAACAGACATATCTCTCCGGGAAAGACGATTCCTAATAATAATTCCTATTCTGCACCTTCAAAGGACATTGCTACTATTTCTGAAGAAGGTAAAAAGCATATAATGGAAAGACTTAAGAACGAAGCAATATCGCATCTGGTATCAAAAGGATAATAAAGTGGTAAAATACATCTATAATATTTTGGTGGTAGACGACGATGCCGGCATAAGAGATGTTTTAAAAGAGTTCTTAGAAAAAAAGGGGTATGATATTGAAACTATTGGCGACAGCCGCAATGTGATTGAAAGGGTTAAATCTAAACAGTTTGATATCATCCTTGTTGACCTTAAAATGCCGGACATCAACGGCTTGGAACTGCTAAAGGCAATTAAACAGTTTGATGCAGAGACGGTAGTTATTATTATGACAGGGTATGCCTCTCTGGAAACTGCAATCCAGGCAATCAGAGAAGGGGAGTATGATTATATTACCAAGCCGTTCCGCCTGGAAGAAATTTATATAACAATAAAAAATGCATGTGAAAAAATCTTCCTGAAACAACAGCATAGGGTATTCATAGACGAACTCCGGCAGGCAAGAGAATCA includes:
- the ubiB gene encoding 2-polyprenylphenol 6-hydroxylase gives rise to the protein MSDILDKAILIGLGLEKKIKDAINELADEAKKGKADESNLPPRKEFENKVVEEGVNILREVVAAAKSGKEFIDELIKELKIFPFYTIIEKVLFFSKTKTCRDYPLPQRVRMLLEELGPVFVKLGQVVSVRADMLPPDWVEEFKKLQDMVPAFPFEDVKKVVETSLKSPLQEKFKTFDEIPCASASIAQVHLAVLHDGQDAAVKVKRPGIDKIIESDISVMYAIARLIDRYVPAFRRYRPTEVVDEFKRVISKEQDFTVEGVNVTRFYKMFEGDNTVQVPKVFWDWTSTDVLTLERVYGVPLDEVAQIKAMGIDVKKLTENALNAFFKQVFEFGVFHADLHPGNIFARKDGVIIYLDFGIVGRIDDSVRKYLAGMLYHLVKGDYRKMALVHIEMGLISKDADINEFEDVLREISEPILDKTLEKIDISTLMLRLIRTARRFNMRLQPNLLLLQKSMMIIEGVGRQIYPNINVWAIAKPMIYKWMLKEKASPKRIYEKGREKVSGIAEIASTLPYQVHSILNQTINEELKIGFVHHKLDVLSDEIGLLGKRLTMGLITAGLLIGSSFLALSGGDSYRFLGIPILSSIGFLTAMIIGIWVVISMTKVK
- a CDS encoding sigma-54-dependent Fis family transcriptional regulator, with product MVKYIYNILVVDDDAGIRDVLKEFLEKKGYDIETIGDSRNVIERVKSKQFDIILVDLKMPDINGLELLKAIKQFDAETVVIIMTGYASLETAIQAIREGEYDYITKPFRLEEIYITIKNACEKIFLKQQHRVFIDELRQARESANKISGNTKNEDAEILSITDLLSHGMITKEEYEILKKIHTRVKDYGLTG